One genomic window of Thalassolituus hydrocarboniclasticus includes the following:
- a CDS encoding DUF485 domain-containing protein, with protein MQSDVYQKIKDHPDFQSLVAKRKAFALKLSAIVLVMYFSFIMLVAFAPGVLAEPVAQNSVTTWGIPIGVFIIISSFLLTGIYVKRANTEFDEENQRIVAECLKG; from the coding sequence ATGCAGTCCGATGTCTACCAAAAAATCAAAGATCACCCGGATTTTCAGAGTCTGGTAGCCAAGCGTAAAGCCTTTGCTCTGAAGCTCTCCGCCATCGTTCTGGTGATGTACTTTTCTTTTATTATGCTGGTTGCTTTTGCGCCCGGCGTTCTGGCTGAGCCGGTTGCCCAGAACAGCGTGACCACCTGGGGAATCCCGATCGGCGTATTCATTATTATCTCTTCGTTTCTGTTAACCGGGATTTATGTCAAACGCGCCAATACTGAATTTGATGAAGAAAATCAGCGCATTGTTGCTGAATGTCTGAAGGGTTAA
- a CDS encoding cation acetate symporter — protein sequence MLKRLHLLVLLPFLSLSSLSLGADAIGGAVEQQATNWSAIIMFLIFVAFTLGITVWSSRRTRSAADYYAAGGGITGFQNGLAIAGDYMSAASFLGISGLVYLSGFDGLIYSIGFLVGWPLILFMIAERLRNLGKFTFADVASYRLGQTQIRTLSAVGSLCVVSLYLIAQMVGSGKLIQLLFGLPYDYAVVLVGILMVLYVTMGGMLATTWVQIIKAVLLLSGASFMALMVLVHVGFDMGNLFLQATEVHEKGIAIMAPGGLISDPVSAISLGIALMFGTAGLPHILMRFFTVADAREARKSVFYATGFIGYFYILTFIIGFGAIVLVSTNSEFLNEAGALIGGNNMAAIHLSKAVGGDWFLGFISAVAFATILAVVSGLALAGASAVSHDLYANVFRPDASDEDEVRVSKVTTLLLGVIAIGLGILFEEQNIAFMVGLAFAIAASTNFPVLFLSMYWQRLTTRGAMIGGWLGLLTAVSLVILGPIVWVDILGNESAVFPYKYPALFSVIVAFAGIWYFSVSDKSAAGAQEREKFDQQFVRSHTGLGAAQAADH from the coding sequence ATGTTAAAGCGTTTACACCTGCTGGTATTGCTGCCGTTTTTATCGCTGAGCAGCCTGTCATTGGGGGCTGATGCCATCGGTGGTGCCGTGGAGCAGCAGGCGACCAACTGGTCGGCCATTATTATGTTTCTTATTTTTGTGGCTTTTACCCTTGGGATCACCGTCTGGTCCAGTCGCCGTACCCGTTCTGCCGCCGATTATTATGCGGCTGGTGGTGGTATTACCGGTTTTCAGAATGGTCTGGCCATTGCCGGCGATTACATGTCGGCAGCATCGTTTCTCGGTATTTCGGGGCTGGTGTATCTATCCGGTTTTGATGGCCTGATTTATTCCATCGGCTTTCTGGTCGGCTGGCCGCTGATTCTGTTTATGATCGCCGAGCGTTTACGTAATCTGGGTAAATTTACCTTTGCCGATGTGGCCTCGTATCGTCTGGGGCAGACCCAGATCCGCACGTTGTCGGCGGTTGGCTCACTCTGTGTCGTATCGCTGTATCTGATCGCGCAGATGGTGGGTTCCGGTAAGCTGATTCAGCTGCTGTTCGGGCTGCCATACGACTATGCCGTCGTGCTGGTGGGTATTTTAATGGTGCTGTACGTCACCATGGGCGGCATGCTGGCCACTACCTGGGTACAGATTATTAAAGCGGTGCTGCTGTTGTCTGGTGCCAGCTTTATGGCGTTGATGGTGCTGGTGCACGTTGGTTTCGACATGGGGAATTTATTCCTGCAGGCAACCGAAGTTCACGAAAAAGGCATTGCGATTATGGCGCCCGGTGGTCTGATTTCTGACCCGGTATCGGCCATCAGTCTGGGCATTGCCCTGATGTTCGGCACCGCCGGTTTGCCGCATATTCTGATGCGTTTCTTTACCGTGGCCGACGCCCGCGAAGCGCGCAAATCGGTTTTTTATGCCACGGGTTTTATCGGCTATTTCTATATCCTGACCTTTATTATTGGTTTCGGTGCCATTGTTCTGGTGTCGACCAACAGCGAGTTCCTGAACGAGGCCGGTGCTTTGATTGGCGGTAACAATATGGCCGCTATTCACCTGTCGAAAGCCGTCGGCGGCGACTGGTTCCTCGGTTTTATTTCAGCCGTTGCCTTCGCCACCATTCTGGCGGTGGTATCAGGTCTGGCATTGGCGGGGGCTTCTGCGGTCTCCCATGATCTTTATGCCAACGTTTTCCGCCCGGATGCCAGCGATGAAGACGAGGTGCGGGTATCAAAAGTGACCACGCTGCTGCTGGGCGTGATTGCTATCGGTCTGGGAATCCTGTTTGAAGAACAGAATATTGCCTTTATGGTGGGCCTGGCGTTTGCGATTGCTGCCAGTACCAATTTCCCCGTGCTGTTTCTGTCGATGTACTGGCAGCGTCTGACGACCCGTGGCGCCATGATCGGTGGCTGGCTGGGGCTGTTGACGGCCGTTTCACTGGTGATTCTGGGGCCGATTGTCTGGGTGGATATTCTGGGCAACGAAAGCGCGGTTTTCCCATACAAATATCCGGCCCTGTTCTCGGTCATTGTTGCCTTCGCCGGTATCTGGTATTTCTCGGTCAGCGATAAATCGGCCGCCGGAGCGCAGGAACGGGAGAAATTTGATCAGCAGTTTGTGCGCTCGCATACCGGGTTGGGTGCGGCACAGGCAGCAGATCACTGA
- a CDS encoding DUF294 nucleotidyltransferase-like domain-containing protein, which yields MTIQINLNQPPFSFLSEQQLEWLTRRLDLVFFAAGAVILDEGDVSPGVYIVYKGVVEETDKSGKQVFSQYGKEDIFDVRAVLESSCKHRYTAIEETLCYLLRAKDFIQLLDESSDFSIYFKTDLGTQEELVDQRSNDVSEFILARIDEDSVRPPVYVTGQTSLARVAAIMEEQKYDAVLVRTARQIGIVTGTDLLRATLLGDKTKQSKVADIAQFDLIEVKYGDFLFSALLKMTQHHIERVIVTRDGDIVGMLELMDMLSVFSTHSHVIAMRIEQAKTMKELVVAARRLEVLIDSLSGQGVKVVAIMELITTLNRRLMERAFELIFPKRLQNSVCILVLGSEGRGEQIMKTDQDNAIILQNEHDREAVLPLLHNLHQALLDFGYPPCPGGVMFINDSWINTVEGWVGKVQRWMRSGSPEPMMNMAIFMDAEPVCGNRELFTPVKASWQSESLRSSMTSAWFAKPALKFETPLTFLGKIREDHGTIDIKKGGIFPLVHGVRALAFEYAISDCNTLERLDKLQALNVLDDETTQGLKDALLFFLRIRLRQQLESEADNPGLSQQLQLDSLRSVDRSLLRHALHRVKKFKQLLINHYHLESF from the coding sequence ATGACGATTCAGATAAACCTTAACCAACCGCCGTTCAGTTTTTTATCTGAGCAGCAGCTGGAATGGTTAACCAGGCGCCTGGACCTGGTTTTCTTCGCGGCCGGAGCTGTGATTCTCGATGAAGGCGATGTCTCTCCCGGGGTGTACATCGTTTATAAAGGTGTGGTCGAAGAAACCGATAAAAGTGGAAAACAGGTTTTCTCCCAGTACGGTAAGGAAGATATTTTTGATGTGCGCGCAGTGCTGGAATCTTCCTGTAAGCACCGTTATACCGCGATCGAAGAAACCCTCTGTTATTTACTGCGCGCCAAAGACTTTATCCAGTTGCTGGATGAATCCAGTGATTTTTCCATCTATTTCAAAACCGACCTCGGCACCCAGGAAGAACTGGTCGATCAGCGCAGCAACGACGTATCCGAATTTATTCTCGCGCGTATCGATGAAGACAGCGTACGACCACCGGTTTATGTCACCGGCCAGACCAGTCTGGCGCGGGTGGCGGCCATTATGGAAGAGCAGAAGTACGACGCGGTGCTGGTACGCACCGCGCGTCAGATTGGCATCGTCACCGGTACCGATTTACTGCGCGCCACATTACTGGGCGATAAAACCAAGCAAAGTAAAGTGGCCGATATTGCCCAGTTCGATCTGATCGAAGTGAAATACGGCGACTTCCTGTTCAGCGCATTACTGAAGATGACGCAGCACCATATTGAACGGGTTATTGTCACCCGTGACGGTGACATTGTCGGCATGCTGGAGCTGATGGATATGCTCAGTGTGTTCTCGACGCACTCTCATGTGATTGCCATGCGTATTGAACAGGCCAAAACCATGAAAGAGCTGGTGGTGGCTGCCCGGCGTCTGGAGGTGCTGATTGACAGCCTGAGTGGTCAGGGTGTGAAGGTGGTGGCCATTATGGAACTGATCACCACCCTGAACCGTCGTTTAATGGAGCGGGCATTTGAGCTGATTTTTCCCAAGCGTTTGCAAAACAGTGTGTGCATTCTGGTTCTGGGCAGTGAAGGTCGCGGCGAACAGATCATGAAAACCGATCAGGATAACGCCATTATTCTGCAGAACGAGCATGACCGCGAAGCGGTGTTGCCACTGCTGCATAATCTGCATCAGGCCTTGCTTGATTTCGGTTATCCGCCTTGTCCGGGTGGCGTTATGTTTATTAACGACAGCTGGATTAATACTGTAGAAGGCTGGGTCGGTAAAGTGCAGCGCTGGATGCGTTCCGGCAGTCCTGAGCCGATGATGAATATGGCTATCTTTATGGATGCCGAGCCGGTATGTGGCAACCGTGAATTATTTACACCGGTAAAAGCCAGCTGGCAGAGTGAATCACTGCGTTCGAGTATGACCTCTGCCTGGTTTGCCAAACCGGCACTCAAATTCGAAACGCCGCTGACCTTCCTCGGTAAAATCCGCGAAGACCACGGCACTATTGATATTAAAAAAGGCGGAATTTTTCCGCTGGTACATGGCGTGCGCGCGCTGGCATTTGAATATGCCATCAGCGACTGCAATACCCTTGAGCGGCTGGATAAATTACAGGCACTGAACGTGCTTGATGACGAAACCACTCAGGGCCTTAAAGATGCCTTACTGTTCTTTTTACGTATCCGCCTGCGCCAGCAGCTGGAAAGCGAAGCGGATAACCCCGGGCTGTCTCAGCAGCTGCAACTCGACAGCCTGCGCAGTGTGGACCGCAGTTTATTACGTCATGCACTGCACCGGGTTAAAAAATTCAAACAATTGCTGATTAACCATTACCATCTGGAGAGTTTCTGA
- a CDS encoding 3'-5' exonuclease — protein sequence MAPFWLLKKLPGYMPPQGRWRHLAEPYDGDEVVVLDCETSCFDKKKGELLSVAAVRVKGGEIRLSEALDLTINSNAVTDPNAVRVHYLRREDRRQGVAVSEAIEKVLDFVGNRPICGFYIEYDRAILNRYIKQLHNFQLPNRFIEVSELYVRQKRKYIPELQLDLTFEGLAKDLKVPIIERHTAMGDVISTALMYIKLTHFPRK from the coding sequence ATGGCACCTTTCTGGTTGCTGAAAAAACTACCGGGCTATATGCCGCCACAAGGGCGCTGGCGTCACCTGGCGGAGCCTTATGATGGCGATGAAGTGGTGGTTCTGGATTGTGAAACCAGCTGCTTTGATAAGAAAAAAGGCGAGCTGCTGAGTGTGGCTGCGGTACGGGTAAAAGGCGGAGAAATCCGTTTGTCCGAAGCCCTGGATCTGACCATTAATTCTAATGCGGTAACCGACCCGAACGCAGTGCGGGTGCATTATCTGCGGCGTGAAGACCGGCGTCAGGGCGTTGCCGTTTCAGAAGCGATTGAAAAGGTACTGGATTTTGTTGGTAACCGGCCGATTTGTGGCTTTTATATCGAATACGACCGGGCGATTCTGAATCGTTATATTAAACAGCTGCATAACTTTCAGCTGCCGAACCGCTTTATCGAAGTATCGGAGTTGTATGTGCGCCAGAAACGCAAATACATTCCGGAGCTGCAGCTCGATCTGACCTTTGAAGGGCTGGCGAAAGATCTGAAAGTCCCCATTATTGAACGTCATACCGCGATGGGCGATGTTATTTCCACCGCACTGATGTATATCAAACTGACCCACTTCCCGCGTAAATAA
- a CDS encoding sodium:solute symporter family protein, with protein sequence MDLQTLTYIVVGLSFGLYFGIAIWARAGTTGEYYAAGRGVHPVANGMATAADWMSAASFISMAGLIAFQGYDASIFLMGWTGGYVLLALCLAPYLRKFGKFTVPDFIGDRYYSRTARIVAVVCLIVASLTYVIGQMKGIGVAFSRFLDVDYATGLYAGMGIVFFYAVLGGMKGVTYTQIAQYCVLIFAYTVPAIFISLNLTNNPIPQLGFLSDTADGTPLLVKLDQTLVDLGFAEYTAQKGGTFNMLMYTLSLMMGTAGLPHVIIRFFTVPKVSDARSSAGWALLFIAILYTTAPAVGSMARLNLTNTIQPGPVGSAEGNLAYADRPDWFKKWETTGLLAFEDKNGDGRIQYYNDKNPEFAAKAESFGWKGNEMVKVDRDIMVLANPEIANLPNWVIALVAAGGLAAALSTAAGLLLAMSTAISHDLLKRTFMPDIGEKQELMAARIAMAGAILVAGYLGLNPPGFAAQVVALAFGLAASSIFPALMMGIFSSKVNNSGAVAGMLVGLVSTLVYIFTYKGWFFVTGTEMLANTPDNWFLGISPEAFGALGALLNFATAFIVSNMTAPVPDDIRHMVEDIRFPKGAGEAHDH encoded by the coding sequence ATGGATTTACAGACCTTAACTTACATCGTAGTAGGCCTGAGCTTCGGCCTCTATTTTGGGATCGCTATCTGGGCCCGTGCCGGAACGACCGGTGAATATTATGCGGCTGGCCGCGGTGTTCACCCGGTTGCCAACGGTATGGCAACAGCAGCCGACTGGATGTCTGCCGCTTCCTTTATCTCCATGGCGGGCCTGATCGCCTTCCAGGGTTATGATGCTTCTATCTTCCTGATGGGCTGGACCGGTGGTTATGTACTGCTGGCACTCTGCCTGGCTCCTTACCTGCGTAAATTCGGCAAGTTTACTGTGCCTGATTTTATCGGTGACCGTTACTACTCCCGTACTGCCCGTATTGTGGCCGTTGTCTGTCTGATCGTAGCGTCTCTGACTTACGTAATCGGCCAGATGAAAGGTATTGGTGTGGCGTTCTCCCGTTTCCTCGACGTGGATTATGCAACCGGTCTGTATGCCGGTATGGGTATCGTATTCTTCTACGCCGTACTCGGCGGTATGAAAGGCGTAACCTACACTCAGATCGCGCAATACTGTGTACTGATTTTTGCTTACACCGTACCGGCGATCTTTATCTCTCTGAACCTGACCAACAACCCGATTCCACAACTGGGTTTCCTCAGTGACACCGCTGACGGTACCCCGCTGCTGGTAAAACTGGATCAGACGCTGGTTGACCTTGGTTTTGCTGAATATACCGCGCAGAAAGGCGGTACCTTCAACATGCTGATGTACACCCTGTCGCTGATGATGGGTACTGCTGGTCTGCCACACGTGATCATCCGCTTCTTCACCGTACCTAAGGTGTCTGATGCGCGTTCATCCGCAGGCTGGGCTCTGCTGTTCATCGCCATTCTGTACACCACTGCCCCGGCTGTGGGTTCTATGGCCCGTCTGAACCTGACCAATACCATTCAGCCTGGCCCGGTTGGCAGTGCCGAAGGTAACCTGGCTTATGCTGATCGTCCGGACTGGTTCAAGAAGTGGGAAACCACAGGTCTGCTGGCGTTCGAAGATAAGAATGGCGATGGCCGTATCCAGTACTACAACGACAAGAACCCTGAGTTTGCCGCCAAAGCTGAATCTTTCGGCTGGAAAGGTAACGAAATGGTGAAAGTCGACCGTGACATCATGGTACTGGCTAACCCGGAAATCGCTAACCTGCCAAACTGGGTAATCGCTCTGGTAGCGGCCGGTGGTCTGGCGGCGGCACTGTCCACTGCAGCAGGTCTGCTGCTGGCGATGTCGACGGCGATCTCTCACGACCTGCTGAAGCGTACCTTTATGCCGGATATCGGTGAGAAACAGGAACTCATGGCTGCACGTATCGCCATGGCCGGTGCCATTCTGGTAGCAGGTTACCTGGGTCTGAACCCACCGGGCTTTGCCGCACAGGTGGTGGCGCTGGCCTTCGGTCTTGCAGCCTCCTCGATCTTCCCTGCACTGATGATGGGTATCTTCAGCAGTAAAGTGAATAACAGTGGTGCGGTTGCCGGTATGCTGGTTGGTCTGGTGTCTACCCTGGTATACATCTTTACCTACAAAGGCTGGTTCTTTGTAACCGGTACTGAAATGCTGGCGAATACTCCGGACAACTGGTTCCTGGGCATTTCTCCGGAAGCCTTCGGTGCTCTGGGTGCGCTGCTGAACTTCGCTACCGCATTCATCGTGTCGAATATGACCGCTCCGGTACCGGATGATATCCGCCACATGGTTGAAGACATCCGCTTCCCTAAAGGAGCTGGTGAGGCGCACGATCACTGA
- a CDS encoding DUF4212 domain-containing protein, with protein sequence MAFKSEDDKNAYWRKNLRLMFVLLVIWAVTSYGFGILFRPVLDMIPVGGVGLGFWFAQQGSIYVFLAIVAIYAKKMRELDREFGVDDDE encoded by the coding sequence ATGGCTTTCAAGTCAGAAGACGATAAGAACGCGTACTGGCGCAAAAACCTGAGATTAATGTTCGTATTACTGGTTATTTGGGCAGTGACGTCGTATGGCTTCGGCATCCTGTTCCGCCCGGTACTCGATATGATTCCGGTAGGCGGCGTTGGTCTGGGTTTCTGGTTTGCACAGCAGGGTTCGATTTATGTGTTCCTGGCAATTGTTGCAATTTACGCCAAAAAAATGCGCGAACTCGATCGTGAGTTCGGTGTTGATGACGATGAATAA
- a CDS encoding DUF2147 domain-containing protein, producing the protein MKKSLSALAFTLLSSVTLADPAVGQWVTIDDEDGSQASVVDISINEEGKLQGTIVKLLREKDQGKSCEKCPDDFKDQPVEGLTFMWDLENDGEGEWESGRILDPKSGSIYKSQLEVAEDGQSLSVRGYIGVSWIGRSQKWLRYEAPAAETAAETASADSSAETTEAATAEAAPVETAAETAAAE; encoded by the coding sequence GTGAAAAAATCCTTATCCGCTTTAGCGTTTACCCTGCTGTCATCCGTTACTCTGGCAGATCCGGCTGTAGGCCAGTGGGTTACCATCGACGATGAAGATGGCAGTCAGGCCAGTGTTGTCGACATCAGCATTAACGAAGAAGGCAAGCTGCAGGGTACTATCGTAAAACTGCTGCGTGAAAAAGATCAGGGCAAATCCTGTGAAAAATGCCCGGACGATTTTAAAGATCAGCCAGTAGAAGGTCTGACCTTTATGTGGGATCTGGAAAATGACGGTGAAGGCGAGTGGGAAAGCGGCCGTATTCTCGACCCTAAATCCGGCAGCATTTATAAGTCCCAGCTGGAAGTTGCCGAAGATGGTCAGAGCCTGAGCGTTCGCGGTTATATCGGCGTATCCTGGATTGGCCGCAGCCAGAAATGGTTACGTTACGAAGCCCCAGCTGCAGAAACAGCTGCAGAAACTGCAAGCGCAGACAGCAGTGCAGAAACAACCGAAGCAGCGACTGCTGAAGCCGCGCCGGTTGAAACAGCAGCCGAAACCGCTGCCGCAGAATAA
- a CDS encoding TonB-dependent receptor, producing the protein MKTFKTAKLPLLATLLLGSQLALADASLMGSVIDQSSILPGATVTVVETGARVQSDERGQFILKGLQAGTYNLKITYVGYEPLQTTVTVMADERKDLGALKVVFTGAGIEEVVAVGHIFQGEMKALNTQKNSNRILNAISADGIGKLPDRNAAEAVQRIPGVSIERDQGEGRFVAVRGLPAQWSSASLNGDRIPTAEEETTSRATAFDFFPTEMIESVEVSKAVTPDMEGDAIGGNVNFITRRAPQETTLDVTVGTNYNDKAEESGYNLNILAGDRSNDGKWGYIVNASQYVRNWATDNFEPRRSGEGIKRLELRDYTGERDTRGFNGAVEYKFDNGDTVYARTLYGTLIDDETHYKHRYRFDKDRIELQHIHNILTTELSGHQLGGEHWVGEGGLLEWKASTYDNHFYYGDVPNSKDKSYFVARFDQKNVGFVGLDNRSGKNLSYNIIDGGNSPASEPSTHLPDGFSMDPTQMALSSIELYKVDVREKDKVVAQLDFTQDMNYDLQLKFGTKYREKERVARFSDEFYQWKDSATTPLLSDFDLSDQPGRNDYLEEINAGYADDFSQVADMSDLENFWNNNRDQFELIDDESYTVANGGALGRNFDVNETQMAGYGMATYQLNDDVSLVGGVRIERTETEVSGYSAEDNAGTLVIVPVKKTKSYTSVLPSVHMTYALTDDSNLRAAFSRTFARPDFGSLAPGQAYSEADGELVVGNPGLNPTYSNNLDVLFERYYDNVGVISGGLFYKQISDPIFSKRSEVTFKGETVDRVDSVNGDNAWLAGAEFAFSRRLDFIADALENVGVQANYTRMRSVMELTNGRKADIPRQADSLYNAALFYDDSTFAVRIAVNHKGAYIQEHGDSSDEDSYYGDYTSVDLSASYQATSDLMVYADVNNITNEPMKYYLGSESRPLQVEYYGYRANLGVKYSFF; encoded by the coding sequence ATGAAGACGTTTAAAACTGCAAAACTGCCACTGCTGGCGACACTGTTACTGGGCAGCCAGCTGGCACTGGCCGATGCCAGCCTGATGGGTTCGGTGATTGATCAAAGCTCAATCTTACCCGGTGCAACGGTGACCGTTGTGGAAACCGGTGCCCGTGTTCAGAGCGATGAGCGCGGTCAGTTTATTCTCAAAGGCCTGCAGGCCGGCACTTACAATCTGAAAATTACCTACGTCGGTTATGAACCGTTGCAGACAACGGTTACTGTAATGGCTGATGAGCGTAAAGATCTGGGCGCACTGAAAGTGGTATTTACCGGTGCAGGCATCGAAGAAGTGGTCGCCGTTGGCCATATTTTCCAGGGCGAAATGAAAGCGCTGAACACGCAGAAAAATTCCAACCGTATTCTCAATGCTATTTCGGCTGACGGTATCGGTAAATTACCGGACCGCAACGCCGCCGAAGCGGTACAGCGTATTCCTGGCGTATCTATCGAGCGCGATCAGGGCGAAGGCCGCTTTGTTGCCGTGCGTGGTTTACCGGCACAGTGGAGTTCTGCCTCGCTGAATGGTGACCGCATTCCGACTGCCGAAGAAGAAACCACCTCGCGTGCGACAGCATTCGATTTTTTCCCGACCGAAATGATCGAAAGCGTGGAAGTCAGCAAAGCGGTCACGCCGGATATGGAAGGCGATGCCATTGGCGGTAATGTGAATTTTATTACCCGCCGCGCACCGCAGGAAACCACACTGGATGTCACCGTTGGTACCAACTACAACGATAAAGCGGAAGAGAGTGGTTATAACCTGAATATTCTGGCCGGTGACCGCAGTAACGATGGTAAGTGGGGTTATATCGTTAATGCCAGCCAGTATGTGCGTAACTGGGCGACCGATAACTTCGAACCACGCCGCAGTGGCGAAGGGATTAAACGTCTTGAATTGCGCGATTATACCGGTGAGCGCGATACCCGTGGTTTTAACGGTGCCGTGGAATATAAATTCGATAATGGCGATACCGTCTATGCCCGTACCCTGTACGGCACCCTGATCGACGATGAAACCCATTACAAACACCGCTACCGTTTTGATAAAGACCGGATCGAGCTGCAGCATATTCACAATATTCTGACCACCGAACTCAGCGGGCATCAGCTGGGTGGCGAGCACTGGGTCGGAGAGGGTGGTTTACTGGAATGGAAAGCCTCAACCTACGATAACCACTTCTATTACGGTGATGTGCCGAACAGCAAAGACAAGAGCTATTTTGTTGCCCGTTTTGATCAGAAAAACGTAGGCTTTGTCGGGCTGGACAACCGTAGCGGTAAAAACCTGTCGTACAACATTATTGACGGTGGTAACAGCCCGGCCAGTGAACCATCCACGCATTTACCGGATGGCTTCAGCATGGACCCGACACAGATGGCGCTGTCCTCCATCGAGCTTTATAAGGTCGATGTGCGGGAAAAAGATAAAGTCGTGGCCCAGCTCGATTTTACCCAGGATATGAATTACGACCTGCAATTAAAATTCGGTACCAAATACCGTGAAAAAGAACGGGTTGCACGTTTTTCCGATGAGTTTTATCAGTGGAAAGACAGTGCGACAACGCCGCTTTTGAGCGACTTTGACTTAAGTGATCAGCCGGGCCGTAACGATTATCTGGAAGAAATTAACGCCGGTTACGCCGATGATTTCAGTCAGGTGGCGGATATGTCGGATCTGGAAAATTTCTGGAATAACAACCGCGATCAGTTCGAGCTGATTGATGACGAATCCTATACCGTAGCCAACGGTGGCGCGCTGGGCCGTAACTTTGATGTAAACGAAACCCAGATGGCCGGTTACGGGATGGCGACTTATCAGCTGAACGATGATGTCAGCCTGGTCGGTGGCGTGCGCATTGAACGCACCGAGACCGAAGTATCCGGTTACAGTGCCGAAGACAATGCCGGCACGCTGGTGATTGTGCCGGTTAAAAAGACCAAGTCTTACACCTCGGTACTGCCGTCTGTACATATGACCTACGCCCTGACCGACGACAGCAACCTGCGTGCTGCCTTCAGCCGTACCTTTGCCCGTCCGGACTTTGGTTCGCTGGCGCCGGGTCAGGCCTATTCTGAAGCCGATGGTGAACTGGTGGTGGGTAATCCGGGACTGAACCCGACCTATTCCAATAATCTGGATGTGTTATTCGAGCGTTATTACGACAATGTCGGTGTGATTTCCGGCGGCCTGTTCTATAAGCAGATCAGTGATCCGATTTTCAGCAAGCGTTCTGAAGTAACCTTTAAAGGTGAAACCGTTGACCGTGTGGATTCGGTGAACGGTGATAATGCCTGGCTGGCCGGTGCCGAGTTTGCTTTCAGCCGTCGCCTCGATTTTATAGCCGATGCGCTGGAAAATGTGGGCGTACAGGCCAACTACACCCGTATGCGTTCGGTGATGGAATTAACCAATGGCCGCAAAGCCGATATTCCGCGTCAGGCCGACTCGCTGTATAACGCCGCGTTATTCTACGATGACAGCACCTTTGCTGTGCGCATCGCGGTTAACCATAAAGGCGCTTATATTCAGGAACACGGTGACAGCAGTGACGAAGACAGCTACTACGGTGATTACACCAGTGTTGACCTGAGTGCGTCTTATCAGGCAACCAGCGATCTGATGGTGTATGCCGATGTGAATAACATCACCAACGAACCGATGAAGTACTACCTCGGCAGCGAAAGCCGCCCACTGCAGGTGGAATACTACGGTTACCGCGCCAATCTGGGTGTGAAATACAGCTTCTTCTGA